AGGAATGAACCGGAGTTGACGGCGCCCATGAGGACAACCCCCCGTATATGCTCCTTGACCTTGAGATAGGTGCTCACCTGCTGGAACAAGGTGAAGAATATGCCTGACACCAGCAGAATGTTCAGTATGCCCAGGCCCTCGGACCGGTACTGGGCTCCCAGGATCCCCAGTATGAACGGTCCCAGGAGCATGAATATGATTATGCACGGTACGAGGATGGCGTAGGTGATGGTCAAGGACCTCCGAAACGTCTTCGTTAGACTTTCCCCGTGGCTGCCCTCCACGTATAGCGAGGTGTTGAAAGTCGCCGGTATCAGGAATACGATCGCCGCGATGGACAGTGCCATGTAGTAAATGGCGGCCTCGGCCGCTCCGATCAGGGAGAACACCAATATCGGCATCGCCATGGTAGGGAGCATGTTGAGGATGGTCGCAACATAGTTGCCAGTGGAGAACCAGAAGGCCTTCCTGAGAAAGCTCCAATCGATGGTTCCCAGCCTCAAACCGGACCGGAAAAGTAGAAGGCCGGAGACCGGCAGGGTGATCGCGTAGGAGACCAGCATCGCTATGAGGATGCCCAGGTCCTGAAGGGTCACGAAAGCGATGAGAAGGAGCACACGCACCCCCAATATCATATTCTGGTACCAGCCGTTCTGGGCGTTCCTGCTTCCCACGAACGCGGTGTGTGCGATGTAAGCGACGCTCGTGGCCCCGATCAGCAGTATGAACAGGATGTGGACGATGTCGGAAGCGACCAGGTCCGGCATCCAAAGCGATGATCCGAGGATGAACACCGCCCCTATGGCCATGGCCAGGGGCGCGGCTATCTTTACCACGCTACCCAGGATCATCGACCGGTCCAGGACCGGGAAGTACCGGATCATGGACTGGTCCATCCCCAGCATCCCCAGGGCAACGATAAGGCCGGAGGTGGAGATGAGGGTGGAGGCCACCCCCACGCTCTCTATGTCATAGTACCAGGCGGCCACCATCCAGAACAGCAGGCCGAAGCCAGACGATGTGATGGAGGACAGAAAGATGTAGAAGGAGTTGCGCAAGAACGTGTCCTTAAAGAGGCCTTTGAGCCTGGTCAGGGACAGTTGCGCCCTAAGCTTCTCCATGAAACGCGCCTCGTGTTGCCTCTCCAGATCATCCCTCCACCCTTTTAGGTGCGTGCCGGCATCCCCTTTCCAGAGGATGGTAACGCCTCATGATCGAAGGAGACATACGATGCGACTTAAGAACCGAACCTGGGGCAACACGTTCCAATGCCCTCTGAATAACGGTCCTTACTATATACGCTCCCCTCACGGAATTAGGATGATGTTCCGAGAGAGACGCTCGTCATCGACTCTGAAGTTTTAAGTTCAGGACATGGCATATGACCGGAGGGGTCAGTTCCTGCTTAACGGTAGTAAAGACAAAGACGTTGGGATATTCGTCAATACTCCCGCGCAGGTCCACTTCTTCCGCAACATAGTCAGAGAGTTAGAGAAGAGGGGGAGGGCCACCCACATCGTGGCCAGGGACTACGGGGAGACCGTGCCCTTGCTGGAGGAGATGGGGATCGATCACTTCCTCTACTCCACCCCCAGTTCCTCAAAGGCCGGCAAAGTAACTTCGATCCCCTCCGATGTCATCAAAGCCACCAGATGGCTGAAGAGGTTCGACATCGGTCTGATCACAGGATTCGGGAGCTATGATACCTACGCATCGACGTTGATGGGTCTTCCCAACCTCATCTTCAACGATTCCGAGTTCACCATCAGCACTCTGTACTACATCCTGGAGTTCAAGCTGGTGATGCCCTTCGTGGACCACATCATTACCCCTTCCTACTTCCGCCAGGACCTGGGAAGGAAGCAGCTGCGGGTGAACAGCCTCAAGGAGATGGCGTACCTGCATCCATCATACTACACGCCGGACGAGGGGGTGCTCGACCTCCTGTCTGTGTCCAAGGACGAGCCTTACTCTATCCTGCGCTTCAACGCCTTCGATGCCATCCATGACAAGGGCGTATGGGGCTTCGACGATGATTCCAAACGCGAGCTGGTAAAAAGATTGGAGGAGCACTCCCGGGTCTTCATCTCCTCGGAGAAAGGCGTCCCCCCGGAGCTGAGGTCCAATGTGATAAACATCCCAAGGTACCGAATCCATGACGCCCTCTCCTACGCCCGGCTCCTGGTCACTGACACCCAGACCATGGCCACCGAGAGCGCCATCCTGGGGACCCCCACGGTACGGTGCAACTCCTTCGTGGGTCCGACGGACATGGGCAACTTCATCGAGCTGGAGGAGAAGTATGGGCTCATCGTGAACCTCTCCGACCGCGGCAGGGCGATCGACAGGGCCGTGGAGCTCGTTCAGGACAAGGGAGCGAAGGTGGAGTGGAAGAGGAAGCGGTCCCGTCTACTGGACGATTACGTGGACATCACCGCCCTGATGGTCTGGCTAATCGAGGATTACCCTCGCAACATGGAGCGTTTGATCGCCGATCCTGAGACCGTGTCGGGCTTCAGGTTCAAATCCCCCCGTCCCCTTATCTGAACGCCATGACCCCGACCTCCGCCGGCAATGACAGCGGAACCAAGAGAACTACGCTGGATGCGGAGAACGTATACAACTCCATATCTCATCTGGAGAGGTGGATCGATGGACGGTATGAGGGATGGGACCCATATGATGGCCTGAACAATTTCAAGGTCCAGAACATCAAGCTTGGCAGCCCCTATGTCCAGATGGGATTGGTTCAGCTCCATAGGCTCTCCCCCATCAACCTCCGGGCGCTCTTCGGGGTGGAGAAGGGCGTGGACACCAAGGGCCTTGCCGTTTTCGTCCAGGCGTACCTCACGCTCCACTCGGCGACGGGCGAGGAGAGGTACCTTCGTCAGGCGACCGAGCTGAGCGAGATGATAATTGGCAACTCCTTGAAGAAAAGCGTGGGGGACCATGCCTGGGCCTCTCACTACTTCCCGTTCATAGCGGCGGACAAGGGCGCTCTCACACCATCGGTGCCGGACATCATAGGCACCAGCAATGTCCTGAAAGCCCTCTCCCTACTCCAGCTGACCGGAAGGGAGGAGCGTCTGGACGAGGTGATCGGCAGCTGCCAGGCATATCTGCGCAGAATGGTGGAGCACAGGGACAGCCACGCGTACTTCATGTACACTCCCGAATGGAAAGGGAAGATCGTCCCCAACGCCTCGGCGGAGGCCCTCGGCGCTATCGCCTCCTCGCTTAGAGCGAGACCGAACGATGAACTTCGCGTTTTATGTGATGAGGTCCTGCAGACCGTACTTCGACTCCAGAGGGAGGATGGCTCATGGGTCTATTCCATATACCCGAACGGCAGGGAGTACCTCCAGCATGATTTCCATCAAGGGTACATGATCAGTGGTCTCCTCTCATACAGGGACCTCGCCCCGGCGGAGCTACGAGATGATATTGACAATGCCATCGGACGGGCGCTGACATTCTACAAGGGCCTTTTCCTGGAGGACGGGCGGTCGTTATACCGCGCCCCCCAGAGGTTTCCCGTCGACATACACAACCAGTCCCAGGGGATCATCACCTTCACTCAGGCCGCTGAGTTGAAAGGAGACATCGTCCGCATCGACATGGCCCATACCATCGCCGAGTGGACGATCAAGAACATGCAGGACAGGAATGGTTTCTTCTACTATCAGAAGTGGCCTATGGTGACGAACAAGATACCTTTCATGCGCTGGTCGCAAGCATGGATGCTCCTCGCCCTCGCGTCATTGTTTGCTCATGAGAGGAACGGTAGAATCCTCTGAGATAGATGATTGTCCCCCTTCTCGAGGACGAGCCGGGAAGGTCTGATTTTGACAGAACTACACCAAAATAGACCCTATTCGTCATTCTTTACATAATGGGCCGTTCGGGGACGGCATTACCACAACATCCTTGATCGGAGGGATATCTTCGTCATGCTGATGCTATAAAAATAGAGCGTGTTGGAACACCGTACTTAACTATCGAATACTCTAATATTTCTGGCCAGACGCACCGGGGTACATTATAACCTTTCTAAATTTATAGAAATAACTAAGCATATATGAATATAGGCCTTTATCCTAAACAAGAAATGCCCGGCAAGGAGGGGGGCATGGACGTCGGCGTGATCGGACTAGGAAAGATGGGTCTGTTACATGCGGCTATCTTTAACCGACTGGATGGTTGCCGTGTGACCGCACTCTGTGATGTCAATGAGCTCATGCTCAAGATATTACGGAGCGGTAACGACGACGTCAGGACCTACACGGACTTCCAGATCATGCTCGACGAGAACGACCTGGACATCGTGGTCGTGGCCACGCCGGTCTTCCTCCATGGCTCTATGGCCACCACAGCCCTCAAGAAGGGCATGCATGTCCTGATCGAGAAGCCCATGGCCAAGACCACCGAGGAGTGCTCCACCATCATCGGGAACGCCAACGGCTCCAAGAGCCTGGTGGGTTACTGCCGCCGCTTCATGCCGACCTACAACAGCGCCAAGAAGTTGATCGAGGAGGAAGAGTTGGGTAAGGTGCTCTCCTTCAGATCGCACTTCTACCTCAGCCAGGTCGATAAGCGAATGGAAGGATGGCAGTTCGACCCCTACAAGGGCGGGGGAGGGGCCCTCATAGACCTGGGCTGCCACGCCCTGGACATGGTCCACTACATCCTCGGGCCCATGCGTTCCGTCTCCTGCAGGACCGAGAGGGTAATATCCGAGAGCGTCGAGGACGTCGCCAGGTTGGAATTGACGCTGAATAGCGGCGTCAGGGGTAATCTCGCGGTCTCCTGGGTGGAGTCCGGTTACCGCCTCCCGGAGATGATGCTAGAGGTCACGTGCGAAAAGGGCGTGGCCAGGGTCGCGGAGAAGTACCTGGAAACGGTGTCGAACGATGGTACTGTCAACAAGAGATTCAAGCAATGCTTTCCCGACCCCATCCCCTTCAACATCGGGGGGAGGGAGTACACTGCCGAGGACCTCCACCTCGTTGAGAGCATTCGCGACGCGCAAAACACGAAGTGTGACATCAAGGTCGGCAGCATGCCTACCTCCGTGATCGATTCCGCCTACCTCTCCGCTCGCGACGGTCAACCCCAGAAAGTCCGTTACCTGTGATCCCTATGAACCTCATCCTCGGGCACAACCAGTTCGTCGGCATCTCCCACCTATCCGAGGAGAGGAGCGAGGAGATGAACAGCCGGTTCACCAGCCCCCAGAGGATCATGGAGGTGGTGGAGGCGGCGTACGACATCGGCGTCCGCTCCATGATCGTGGAGACGCACCCCCGGATGCTGGACTTCCTCAAGTACTACTCCAAGGTGGACACGGTGGACATGTCCTTCATCCTGCAGATCCCCAATGTCCAGGAGTACATCAGGACGATGAACAACAAGGGCATCGAAGGCATGGCCATGGACATCATCCGGGGCTCCAGGCCGACTATGCTCATCAAGGGCGCCATGCGCTCGGTGAAGGACGTGGTCCAGAACAACTACGCATACGTGGCCACCACTGGGCTGGAACTGATCGCGTCCCCATACTACAACTATGACATCACCCACGTGATGGTGCACAACGTCATCACCGATTTCCTGCTGGGCCTGGGCATGGCCGACGTGCTCATGGCCGCCAAGGAGAGGATGGAGGACGACTATGAAGTTCCGGTGGGCTTCGTCACGCTGAACCTGCCCATGTTCCTGGAGGACTTCGAGGAGTACAGGGGCCGGCTTAACATCATGACCCCGGTAAACCCCCTGGGGTACGACATGAACGATTCCAAGGAGGAGGTCGAGGATCGTATCCGGGCGACCGACCACCACATCATGGCCATGAACATCCTGGGCGGAGGGTCCATTCCCATCACTGAGGCTATAGATTACATCAAGAGCCTGGGCAAGATCGAGGACTGCATCATCGGGTCCTCCAACCCAGAGCACATCAGGGAAGCCTATATGCTTCTGAACGGCAAGTGAGTCTGTCCCCGTTTCTTTGGCTGTCTCACAGTAGCGCAGCGCTATTGTCCACAAGTTTTTTTTCATGATCATTTTTCCGGCGAGGGGACTGCCTTCTCTGATAACCTATTGTAACCAGGAACGCGGACCCTTTTCATTTGCTTGATCGGCACGAAGCCGACCTTCATGAAGGACCTCTGGGACGGCAGGTTATCATGCTCCACGACAGCTGTAGCTCGCACATAGTTCTGCTGGGCAAGGTAGTTCAGCGAGTATTTTATCAGCGATGAGCCATAGCCCTTCTTGCGGCGGTCGGCGACGACGTACAGGCCATAGATCATTGATGTTGACGGACCAAACTTAATGTTCATCTCGATGGCAGGCTCGTACTTCTCTTCCTGCAGACAGGCCCATATCCATCCCACGACCTCTCCCTTTTCCAGAGCCAGGAAGCCCACGTCGCCCCTGTCGACCCTGCTGGTGATCTCATCCATTCGCACCTTCCGGATGGACTTGTACTTGTTCTTGATGGTCTTGTAGCCGGGCGACACGAAGAAGATGTCCGGGATCGTGCCTTGCTCCAGGATCAGACGGATATTGCTCTTGTCCAGCGTCTTGAATGCTAGGTCCGCCTCTATGGGCATCTCCTGGTAGTTATCCAACGACCTCTCAAAGTAGACCAGTATCGATCGCTTGAACCCGGCGCGCCTGCCCACGTATCTGATGAACATCACCGGCGGCTGTCTCGACAAAACCAAATCCGTCACCCTTGGGAACCATCGACCGTCTTTGATAGCATCAACGCTTGATCACTGGCAACCACATTATTTGTTGGCATGTTCTTAATAGTTATCGAAAGGCCCTCTTCTGCGATGGAGATCGAAACTGGTCCCGGACAACCTTATTGGGCTTGTATCCAAAATGGAACGGATCGGTCGGGAAGGTCGTTAGGCTACCGTGGCTTTTGGGGAAGACCCCAAACCGTCAGATAGATCAATAGACAAAGTGCGCTAAAAACAAAGCTTCCAGCTCCCATCAAGCCGAACGATATCCCTGGAACATCGTAGATGAAGGGATCGAAGACGATGTGGTCGTTGGTGATTATCCTAACTGAAACATAGAGCCATATCAGCAAGCTATAGAACCAAGAGACCAGTAACAGAGCTCGCAGGAAATCGGATATTCTTATCAGCAGTACACCGTGCTCATCATCCTACTTTTCCTTATTTATATTTATCAATAAAAAGGCATTTGCTCATTGGCCTTCATAAAACATGACGAGTGCCCGATATTAGCATAACTTTATTAATGAACTACCATATTATTACTCATAGTCCGATAAAATTACTGTATCAGTTTGATGGTGGCCGATTGAGACCTATCGTTGTTACAACCACACAGGATTTGGATGATTACTCCGACAGGTGGGAGGGTTTAAGAAGAGCGTCAGGCGGGAATGTTTATAATAACCTGGACCTGATTAAGATCTGGCTCGAGACCTATCAAAAGGCGGCAACCCCTAACATAATTCTGATCGAGGAGGGCAAGGACCTCGTGGGGATCGCCCCCCTGGTAAACTCCGTATATCGTACCAAAGGACTGCCCCTGAGGACATTGTCCCTAGTTGGCGGTGTGCCCAACTGTATGATGCTTCTCAGCAACTCCATCTTATTCCTGCCTGGACGCAAGGACGCCCTGGAGCTGATCGTGGGGGAGATGAAACGTCTCAAGTGGAGCGTTCTGTCGACCAAATTCATGGCCGATGGTGACGCCGTACGGCAGTTCACACAAATGGCCCACTACACTTGGCACACTGTGGATGAACCTTCCAGCACCATGATGAACGTTCCAATCAGAGATTCTGGAGATATCACCGAGGGCT
The nucleotide sequence above comes from Methanomassiliicoccus sp.. Encoded proteins:
- a CDS encoding GNAT family N-acetyltransferase: MVLSRQPPVMFIRYVGRRAGFKRSILVYFERSLDNYQEMPIEADLAFKTLDKSNIRLILEQGTIPDIFFVSPGYKTIKNKYKSIRKVRMDEITSRVDRGDVGFLALEKGEVVGWIWACLQEEKYEPAIEMNIKFGPSTSMIYGLYVVADRRKKGYGSSLIKYSLNYLAQQNYVRATAVVEHDNLPSQRSFMKVGFVPIKQMKRVRVPGYNRLSEKAVPSPEK
- a CDS encoding Gfo/Idh/MocA family oxidoreductase, translated to MDVGVIGLGKMGLLHAAIFNRLDGCRVTALCDVNELMLKILRSGNDDVRTYTDFQIMLDENDLDIVVVATPVFLHGSMATTALKKGMHVLIEKPMAKTTEECSTIIGNANGSKSLVGYCRRFMPTYNSAKKLIEEEELGKVLSFRSHFYLSQVDKRMEGWQFDPYKGGGGALIDLGCHALDMVHYILGPMRSVSCRTERVISESVEDVARLELTLNSGVRGNLAVSWVESGYRLPEMMLEVTCEKGVARVAEKYLETVSNDGTVNKRFKQCFPDPIPFNIGGREYTAEDLHLVESIRDAQNTKCDIKVGSMPTSVIDSAYLSARDGQPQKVRYL
- a CDS encoding DUF354 domain-containing protein; translation: MAYDRRGQFLLNGSKDKDVGIFVNTPAQVHFFRNIVRELEKRGRATHIVARDYGETVPLLEEMGIDHFLYSTPSSSKAGKVTSIPSDVIKATRWLKRFDIGLITGFGSYDTYASTLMGLPNLIFNDSEFTISTLYYILEFKLVMPFVDHIITPSYFRQDLGRKQLRVNSLKEMAYLHPSYYTPDEGVLDLLSVSKDEPYSILRFNAFDAIHDKGVWGFDDDSKRELVKRLEEHSRVFISSEKGVPPELRSNVINIPRYRIHDALSYARLLVTDTQTMATESAILGTPTVRCNSFVGPTDMGNFIELEEKYGLIVNLSDRGRAIDRAVELVQDKGAKVEWKRKRSRLLDDYVDITALMVWLIEDYPRNMERLIADPETVSGFRFKSPRPLI